One region of Halohasta litchfieldiae genomic DNA includes:
- a CDS encoding 30S ribosomal protein S3ae: protein MSERSVTKQKQGKRWYTIFAPEQFDRAEIGSTIAEEPDQVIGRTIETTLGDINNDAGANNTKLTFKITDVGSDSAYTEFIKHELTRDYLRSLVRRGASKASATITVVTTDDYRVKIQPVAFTTKKADNSQEHAIRRVMIDLVKEAAKERTFEELGDSVIEGRLSSAIYGEAKTIYPLRRVEIQKFELEARPEELAEEEATAVDVDEDDVADDVADE from the coding sequence ATGAGTGAACGATCAGTAACCAAGCAGAAGCAAGGCAAGCGATGGTACACCATCTTCGCCCCCGAGCAGTTCGACCGGGCAGAGATCGGCTCGACCATTGCCGAAGAACCAGACCAGGTCATCGGTCGCACGATTGAGACCACCCTCGGCGACATCAACAATGACGCCGGCGCGAACAACACCAAGCTCACGTTCAAAATCACGGACGTGGGGTCGGACTCGGCGTACACCGAGTTCATCAAACACGAGCTCACGCGGGACTACCTGCGGAGTCTCGTCCGCCGCGGAGCCTCGAAGGCCTCCGCGACGATCACCGTCGTCACCACTGACGACTACCGTGTGAAAATCCAGCCCGTTGCCTTCACCACGAAGAAGGCCGACAACAGCCAGGAACACGCCATCCGTCGCGTGATGATCGATCTCGTCAAAGAGGCCGCCAAAGAGCGTACCTTCGAAGAGCTGGGCGACAGCGTCATCGAGGGTCGACTCTCCTCGGCGATCTACGGCGAGGCCAAAACGATCTATCCGCTGCGACGCGTGGAGATCCAGAAGTTCGAACTCGAAGCCCGCCCCGAAGAGCTGGCCGAAGAGGAAGCGACCGCCGTCGACGTCGACGAAGACGACGTTGCCGACGACGTCGCAGACGAATAA
- a CDS encoding DUF7548 family protein produces the protein MERERLAPYLGAVACLILVALLSAPYFVIESQPPLLGDYYSAGPLGIVGALFLATLGVVIFLSSVRGRADPELVAGIMLVVGVTIFGLTALWAVAIDSTLLFSFPADYSWIEYHPWASLAVSGVVAGAAAIYAAAVY, from the coding sequence ATGGAACGTGAACGGCTCGCCCCGTATCTCGGGGCTGTCGCGTGTCTCATCCTCGTGGCGTTGTTGTCGGCTCCCTATTTCGTGATCGAAAGCCAACCCCCACTGTTAGGCGACTACTACAGCGCTGGCCCACTCGGGATCGTTGGTGCGCTCTTCCTCGCAACACTCGGTGTTGTGATCTTCTTATCGAGCGTTCGCGGGCGGGCCGATCCCGAACTGGTCGCCGGAATCATGCTCGTGGTCGGTGTGACCATCTTCGGACTCACCGCGCTGTGGGCAGTTGCTATCGACTCGACGCTGCTGTTTAGCTTCCCGGCCGACTACTCTTGGATCGAGTACCACCCATGGGCGAGTCTCGCAGTCAGCGGTGTCGTCGCCGGAGCAGCCGCCATCTATGCGGCCGCCGTCTACTGA
- a CDS encoding OB-fold domain-containing protein, whose protein sequence is MSDTTTDSEETTGQPPMEAARYPDGTILYPPHPLGPDGEEPVGTVDLSEYTATLITWTTSTATPPGVRQPNHIGIVEFDVDGESVRAVGQLTTNEVDIGQEVETVYSKELREPGAGIREPESQSWDGYQFQPIE, encoded by the coding sequence ATGAGCGACACCACTACCGACAGTGAGGAGACCACCGGACAGCCACCGATGGAAGCGGCCCGATATCCTGACGGCACGATTCTCTACCCGCCGCATCCGCTTGGGCCGGATGGCGAGGAGCCGGTCGGGACGGTCGACCTCAGTGAGTATACGGCAACGCTCATTACATGGACGACGTCGACGGCGACCCCGCCGGGCGTCCGCCAACCCAACCATATCGGGATCGTCGAGTTCGACGTGGATGGCGAGTCGGTGCGGGCGGTTGGCCAACTCACAACCAACGAGGTCGACATCGGTCAGGAAGTCGAGACCGTCTACAGCAAAGAACTCCGCGAGCCGGGAGCCGGAATCCGAGAGCCAGAGAGTCAGTCGTGGGACGGCTACCAGTTCCAGCCAATCGAGTAG
- a CDS encoding ATPase domain-containing protein: MKRTPEEPASTGVDVLDGMLGGGLPRDRATLVTGGPGTGKSTLGMQFLQAGLAAGENCLYVSTEQTVDELRGAFSGFDFDLDHENLSYATIHARRGETIEENDTYTLQTQDDNEWLDRGFDAPFTGTYIEDHLRNYSPCDRVVFDSTSGLAVITEDIERYRRLVFDLIRFFTDELGATTLFTAEDYPGDKRGDVLQFTAHGVIQLETDQINNSSRRFLSVPKMRGVDHDRRRVELTIRDGTVCAAPQRRSHLTTLPEQSMVSTGIDGLDTLTGGGFVSGAGVLLSHDGRAGLTALLGSLFKQAIENGMGVVLVPTLELHHERTKQLLDQFGLSLSQLFADDKLFVIDQIGGWDTTNPNVFTHGSTVAEIRQYFETIERDSDGDWITIEGTTSMVEALGEDDARELRYNEELQFLKGSELLVHLLNPAVVDDSVAAFYCDSAEQIIETGYRNEGLQYLTLQKSPTGSVGSTGLVEATHEEPYLRVETPAGSHFRDEE; this comes from the coding sequence ATGAAACGTACGCCGGAAGAGCCTGCTTCGACAGGCGTCGACGTACTCGACGGGATGTTGGGCGGTGGGCTCCCACGAGACAGGGCAACACTGGTGACGGGTGGACCGGGAACCGGGAAATCGACGCTTGGAATGCAGTTTCTGCAGGCTGGACTTGCCGCGGGCGAGAACTGTCTCTACGTGAGTACCGAACAGACGGTCGACGAACTTCGCGGGGCGTTTTCGGGATTCGATTTCGATCTCGACCACGAGAATCTCAGTTATGCGACAATTCACGCACGGCGCGGTGAGACGATAGAGGAAAACGACACCTACACACTCCAGACACAGGACGACAATGAATGGCTCGACCGCGGCTTCGATGCCCCGTTTACTGGGACCTACATTGAGGACCATCTCCGCAACTACAGCCCCTGTGACCGGGTCGTCTTCGACAGTACTTCCGGGTTAGCGGTCATCACCGAGGACATCGAGCGCTATCGTCGACTCGTCTTCGATCTTATCCGGTTTTTCACCGACGAACTCGGCGCAACAACACTGTTCACCGCCGAGGATTACCCCGGCGACAAGCGGGGTGACGTGTTGCAGTTCACTGCCCATGGCGTTATTCAGCTCGAAACTGACCAGATCAACAACAGCTCTCGGCGGTTCCTCTCGGTGCCGAAGATGCGTGGCGTCGACCACGACCGCCGCCGGGTCGAACTGACGATCCGCGACGGGACGGTGTGTGCAGCCCCCCAGCGACGGAGCCATCTGACAACCCTGCCTGAGCAGTCGATGGTGTCGACTGGAATCGATGGGCTGGATACGCTAACCGGCGGTGGCTTTGTCTCCGGTGCGGGGGTACTGCTGTCTCATGACGGTCGGGCTGGTCTCACTGCCCTGCTCGGGAGCCTGTTCAAACAGGCCATCGAAAACGGAATGGGAGTCGTCCTCGTCCCGACGCTTGAACTCCATCACGAGCGAACGAAACAGCTTCTCGACCAATTCGGTCTCTCGCTGTCGCAACTGTTCGCAGACGACAAGCTGTTCGTCATCGATCAGATCGGCGGCTGGGACACCACCAATCCCAACGTGTTCACACACGGCTCGACGGTCGCCGAGATCAGACAGTATTTCGAGACCATCGAGCGGGATTCCGACGGCGACTGGATCACCATCGAAGGGACGACGTCGATGGTCGAGGCCCTCGGCGAGGACGACGCCCGTGAACTCCGGTACAACGAGGAGCTACAGTTCTTGAAGGGCTCCGAACTGCTGGTTCATTTGTTAAATCCCGCCGTTGTCGACGACTCCGTGGCCGCCTTCTACTGTGATTCGGCCGAGCAGATCATCGAAACGGGCTACCGAAACGAGGGGCTGCAGTATCTGACGCTCCAGAAATCACCGACTGGCAGCGTCGGATCGACGGGGCTTGTCGAGGCGACCCACGAGGAGCCATACCTTCGCGTCGAGACGCCTGCTGGGAGTCATTTCCGCGACGAGGAATAA
- a CDS encoding thiolase family protein, protein MERVAIIGASMTQFGQRDSWIRELLAEAGLACLDDAGVDGSDIDHLYVSNMASGEFEGQTGIPNAVAHDLDAIPAYTARIDQTSSSGGAGVYSAWQSVASGASEMTMLVGGEKMTHRSTAEATDVIASLTHPAEYKHGLTLPSFAGLTARRYLHIHDAPRESLAKVAVKNHKNGVDNPHAQFQKEVDLETVMKSPIIADPLRLYDFCPITDGSAALMFCPESVAKEHTDDYVTVAGIGGATDTHVVHERDDPTVMGGVVDSSEIAYEMAGLGPDDIDMAELHDMFTILEFLQSEGLGFFEKGEGWKAVEEGITDRDGELPINTSGGLKSKGHPLGASGVAQIYEVYQQLMGTAGPRQVEAETGLACNVGGFGNCVITTILEASQ, encoded by the coding sequence ATGGAACGTGTTGCGATTATTGGGGCGTCGATGACCCAGTTCGGCCAGCGTGACAGTTGGATCCGCGAACTGCTGGCCGAGGCCGGACTCGCCTGTCTGGACGATGCTGGCGTCGACGGCTCGGATATCGATCATCTCTATGTGTCGAATATGGCAAGCGGCGAATTTGAGGGCCAGACCGGAATCCCGAACGCCGTAGCCCACGACCTCGATGCAATCCCGGCCTACACCGCACGAATCGATCAAACCAGCTCCTCCGGCGGCGCTGGTGTCTACAGCGCTTGGCAGTCTGTCGCCTCCGGTGCCAGCGAGATGACGATGCTGGTCGGCGGCGAGAAGATGACCCACCGAAGCACTGCGGAAGCAACCGACGTTATTGCCTCCCTAACCCACCCCGCCGAGTACAAACACGGGCTCACGCTGCCGTCGTTTGCGGGACTGACCGCTCGGCGTTATCTCCACATCCACGACGCACCGCGGGAGAGTCTCGCCAAGGTCGCGGTCAAAAACCACAAAAACGGCGTCGACAACCCACACGCCCAGTTCCAGAAGGAAGTCGATCTGGAGACCGTTATGAAGTCGCCGATCATCGCCGATCCCCTCCGACTCTATGACTTCTGTCCGATCACCGATGGCTCGGCCGCGCTCATGTTCTGTCCCGAGTCAGTCGCCAAAGAACACACTGACGACTACGTGACGGTCGCCGGTATCGGCGGCGCAACTGATACCCACGTCGTCCACGAGCGCGACGACCCGACCGTGATGGGTGGCGTCGTCGACTCCAGTGAGATCGCCTACGAGATGGCCGGACTCGGTCCCGACGACATCGATATGGCCGAACTCCACGACATGTTCACGATTCTCGAATTCCTCCAGTCGGAGGGCCTCGGGTTCTTCGAAAAAGGCGAAGGCTGGAAAGCCGTCGAGGAAGGGATCACCGACCGGGACGGCGAACTCCCGATCAACACCTCCGGCGGCCTCAAATCAAAGGGTCATCCGCTCGGCGCCAGTGGGGTTGCTCAGATTTACGAAGTGTATCAACAGCTGATGGGCACCGCCGGACCGCGGCAGGTTGAGGCCGAAACCGGCCTCGCGTGTAACGTCGGCGGCTTTGGGAACTGTGTCATTACAACGATTCTGGAGGCAAGCCAATGA
- a CDS encoding KEOPS complex subunit Pcc1, which yields MTDSQPRTATLRTDHATPTHAEWVAAAVGPDNTDSMATSVDGSTVQTDITRETTGGLQTTVDDYVVNLSVAQAVIEAVGTESTADDPRDAGDSTAADQPQTDDTLHYE from the coding sequence ATGACCGACTCTCAGCCACGAACGGCAACGCTCCGAACCGACCACGCGACCCCGACTCACGCCGAGTGGGTCGCGGCCGCGGTCGGCCCGGACAACACCGATTCGATGGCAACCTCGGTTGATGGATCGACCGTGCAGACCGACATCACTCGGGAAACAACTGGTGGACTTCAGACGACAGTCGACGACTACGTCGTGAATCTCAGCGTCGCCCAAGCGGTTATCGAGGCCGTCGGCACGGAGTCGACAGCCGACGACCCACGCGACGCCGGGGATAGTACAGCAGCCGACCAACCGCAGACAGACGATACACTACATTATGAGTGA
- a CDS encoding protein sorting system archaetidylserine synthase (This PssA-like phosphatidyltransferase, along with a PssD-like decarboxylase, is required in Haloarchaea for the archaeosortase ArtA to replace the PGF-CTERM sorting signal with a C-terminal lipid anchor.) yields the protein MKPRFVGRLGLADAVTVSNAALGFLAAALALVNVDLAARLILLAAMTDALDGVVARYRGGTPVGPYLDSLADVASFGVAPAIVVAAVVIEEWMPTADPTALGVDPLVFGAGFVIPAVFVAMAVTRLGMYTAYDVDSKETEGVQTTLAATILASAVLAGYTSPEILVPLVGVLALLMVSTVTYPDLHAQDALVMGVVQTAAILLSGTSGRVFAFALLFLALAYLTLAPRFYWQDGLDSDRIRFRGA from the coding sequence ATGAAACCCCGGTTCGTCGGTCGTCTGGGGCTTGCCGATGCCGTGACGGTGTCGAACGCCGCACTCGGCTTTTTAGCGGCTGCGCTCGCGTTGGTGAACGTCGACCTCGCAGCGCGGCTCATCCTCCTTGCTGCGATGACCGACGCACTCGACGGCGTCGTCGCTCGCTACCGCGGTGGAACACCGGTCGGCCCGTATCTCGACTCGCTGGCCGACGTGGCCTCCTTCGGGGTGGCACCGGCTATCGTCGTTGCCGCGGTCGTCATCGAGGAGTGGATGCCCACTGCCGACCCCACAGCACTCGGCGTCGACCCGCTGGTGTTCGGTGCCGGGTTCGTCATCCCGGCGGTGTTCGTGGCGATGGCCGTCACTCGACTCGGAATGTACACGGCCTACGATGTCGACAGCAAGGAGACCGAGGGCGTCCAGACGACGCTGGCGGCGACGATTCTCGCCTCAGCGGTGCTTGCGGGCTACACGTCTCCCGAGATTCTTGTCCCACTGGTCGGCGTGCTTGCCCTGTTGATGGTGTCGACAGTTACGTATCCGGATCTCCACGCCCAAGACGCGCTGGTGATGGGTGTGGTCCAGACAGCAGCGATCTTGTTGTCAGGCACCTCCGGTCGGGTGTTCGCTTTCGCACTGCTGTTTTTAGCACTCGCCTATCTCACCCTCGCCCCCCGATTCTACTGGCAGGACGGTCTCGACAGCGACCGCATCCGGTTCCGCGGTGCCTAA
- a CDS encoding MFS transporter, whose translation MGLIKMTKYRTLILATIGFNFSFLIWFSFAPFTGPMAEEFGLSTAEIGILASSAIWMAPFGRMLTGWLSDKYGAPTIFAIVLAYVGVFSIGSAFAQDYSVFFVTRLIVATAGITFVIGIQHVAEWWEEENLGLAEGIYAGIGNAGAAGGALILPRVFPQSWSGPLFSTSWRAAFFYTGIVSIFLAIAYYLLGEAAKSEEKRQATKDNASFKEWLHTATRYGTVVLALGYIMTFGLELSMNGWLATYYREAFNQDNLVVASTFAATFSVAAGLLRPFGGYGSDLLMRKEMNILPWFKGRYREQWTFVSLCFVVITMFAMTLAGLSGVLMNAVIVGFLVGTGCAWAEGAIFAQVPSMFPNSSGAVAGVVGGIGTVGGIIYPLIYSAPWLANLHIGYSIVAASMIPFVLLTAWVFQPEIAAVANTAGFIGDSGSSTSSVPSDD comes from the coding sequence ATGGGGCTGATCAAGATGACGAAGTACCGGACGCTGATCCTCGCAACCATTGGGTTCAACTTCTCGTTCTTGATTTGGTTCTCGTTTGCGCCGTTTACCGGACCGATGGCCGAGGAGTTCGGCTTGTCGACCGCAGAAATCGGGATTCTGGCGAGTTCGGCCATCTGGATGGCACCGTTCGGACGAATGTTGACCGGCTGGCTCTCGGATAAGTACGGCGCGCCGACGATCTTCGCCATCGTGTTGGCCTACGTGGGCGTGTTCTCGATCGGCAGCGCATTCGCCCAAGACTACTCGGTGTTCTTCGTCACGCGGCTGATCGTCGCCACGGCGGGAATCACGTTCGTGATCGGCATTCAGCACGTCGCCGAATGGTGGGAAGAAGAAAACCTCGGGCTGGCCGAGGGGATCTACGCCGGGATCGGCAACGCCGGTGCAGCCGGCGGTGCGCTCATCCTCCCGCGTGTGTTCCCACAGTCTTGGAGTGGACCGTTGTTCTCGACGAGCTGGCGAGCGGCGTTCTTCTACACCGGGATCGTTTCGATCTTCCTTGCAATCGCCTACTACCTGCTCGGTGAGGCAGCCAAATCCGAGGAGAAACGCCAGGCGACCAAAGACAACGCGAGCTTCAAAGAGTGGCTCCACACGGCCACGCGATACGGAACTGTCGTCCTCGCGCTGGGATACATTATGACGTTCGGGCTCGAACTCTCGATGAACGGCTGGCTTGCGACCTACTACCGCGAAGCGTTCAACCAGGACAACCTCGTGGTTGCAAGCACGTTCGCGGCGACGTTCTCGGTCGCAGCCGGGCTACTCCGGCCGTTCGGCGGCTACGGCAGCGATCTGCTGATGCGCAAAGAGATGAACATCCTGCCGTGGTTCAAAGGCCGCTACCGCGAACAGTGGACGTTCGTCTCGCTGTGTTTCGTCGTGATCACGATGTTTGCGATGACGCTGGCCGGACTCTCCGGTGTGCTGATGAACGCCGTCATCGTCGGCTTCCTCGTCGGAACCGGCTGTGCATGGGCTGAAGGAGCGATCTTCGCGCAGGTGCCGTCGATGTTCCCCAACAGCTCCGGGGCCGTGGCGGGCGTCGTCGGCGGGATCGGGACGGTCGGCGGCATCATCTACCCGCTGATCTACTCCGCGCCGTGGCTGGCCAACCTCCACATCGGCTACTCCATCGTCGCCGCCTCCATGATCCCCTTCGTGCTGCTGACGGCATGGGTGTTCCAGCCGGAGATCGCCGCCGTGGCCAACACCGCCGGCTTCATTGGTGATAGTGGATCCTCGACGTCGAGTGTTCCAAGCGATGACTAA
- a CDS encoding DUF7111 family protein: MNDDARERATDIKVEYRETDGERRLSFDREGRTAVVAQNIDGYAMVSVRPTADGTELERYYGFDMALDHAAELLGVDPAGLPIPDAAADMGM, encoded by the coding sequence ATGAATGACGACGCCCGCGAGCGGGCGACCGATATCAAGGTAGAGTATCGAGAGACCGACGGTGAGCGTCGACTCAGCTTCGACCGAGAGGGTCGAACTGCAGTCGTCGCCCAAAATATCGATGGCTATGCGATGGTCTCGGTTCGACCGACTGCTGATGGGACTGAACTCGAACGCTACTACGGGTTTGATATGGCACTCGACCACGCCGCGGAGCTACTGGGCGTCGACCCCGCTGGCCTTCCGATTCCGGACGCGGCCGCGGATATGGGGATGTAA
- a CDS encoding DUF7547 family protein produces the protein MTPSRDRPRDRDELEDQLDELEETLTDLRSELRSERRRGPPKPPSLSELLRFTEEYTIPTLIALLEATIQSLKLLRRTLRLADPNRAVREESEAARSRLDRVGTEAGNQLAGALSELRTALSEADLPDNPESRRLIDDARDLTGEIEGRLRDAEQSVRDNRDRERRAGRDEPRDNGSTRDRGVMIDVTDAGDGGQGDADEGDAEADAGDSEAPEVDVESELESIKDELDRSQRALDEADEGDPESHQPDEDDGEETDDSA, from the coding sequence ATGACCCCTTCTCGTGACCGCCCGCGGGACCGCGACGAGTTGGAAGACCAACTCGACGAACTGGAGGAGACGCTGACCGATCTCCGGAGCGAGCTTCGTTCCGAGCGTCGACGCGGCCCACCCAAACCCCCGAGCCTTAGTGAACTGCTCCGATTTACCGAGGAGTACACGATTCCGACCCTGATCGCCCTGCTTGAGGCGACGATCCAGTCGCTGAAACTGCTTCGGCGCACTCTCCGGCTGGCCGACCCCAACCGCGCCGTCCGCGAGGAGAGCGAGGCCGCCCGGAGTCGACTCGACCGAGTCGGCACCGAGGCCGGCAATCAACTTGCAGGCGCGCTTTCGGAGCTTCGAACTGCGCTCTCGGAGGCCGACCTCCCCGACAACCCGGAGTCACGTCGACTGATCGACGACGCGCGGGATCTGACCGGCGAAATCGAAGGTCGACTGCGGGATGCAGAGCAGTCGGTACGGGACAACCGCGACCGCGAGCGTCGTGCTGGACGGGACGAGCCACGAGATAACGGCTCGACACGGGACCGCGGCGTGATGATCGACGTCACCGATGCCGGCGATGGCGGACAGGGAGATGCTGACGAGGGCGATGCCGAGGCCGATGCGGGCGATAGCGAAGCCCCAGAAGTCGACGTCGAATCAGAGCTCGAATCGATCAAGGACGAACTCGACCGATCACAGCGGGCCCTCGACGAGGCCGACGAGGGAGACCCCGAATCCCACCAGCCCGACGAGGACGACGGTGAGGAAACCGACGACTCTGCGTAA
- a CDS encoding cupredoxin domain-containing protein → MQKGVSRRSFLAVVGSTATAGLTGCLGLFEREPFDIGMTATAFNPPTFSVPVGTTVVWRNTSTRGHTVTAYEGSLPEGAAFFASGGYESETAAREAWESDGEGIIATTSGTFEHTFEIPGDYPYVCLPHETGGMVGTIEVTE, encoded by the coding sequence ATGCAGAAGGGCGTCTCCCGTCGGTCGTTTCTCGCCGTCGTTGGGTCGACAGCAACCGCCGGGTTGACCGGCTGTCTCGGACTGTTCGAGCGTGAGCCGTTCGATATCGGCATGACCGCCACCGCGTTCAACCCACCGACGTTCAGTGTGCCAGTGGGAACGACTGTCGTCTGGAGGAACACCAGCACCCGAGGCCACACGGTCACCGCCTACGAGGGATCGCTCCCGGAGGGTGCCGCCTTTTTCGCAAGCGGCGGCTACGAGTCGGAGACAGCCGCCCGCGAAGCGTGGGAATCCGACGGCGAAGGGATCATCGCCACCACCAGCGGGACGTTCGAACACACGTTCGAGATTCCCGGCGACTACCCCTATGTCTGTCTCCCCCACGAAACGGGTGGGATGGTTGGTACCATCGAAGTCACTGAGTAG
- a CDS encoding DICT sensory domain-containing protein, with protein MATSLRGFFDDVDNPNRTLVLINRSSPDAIRNLLGTLLEGQSVSIDEIQRPDSDTDIVALVEDSEVIAQSTLDDLLNSILMINSDLYKTGSRELDEVSLPAVLEGLDEIPFRVRGYPASNKEKLLLITMSRVIERRAAESGSGTLRASFQRLSRLTDEQGTRDVYEAVGNSGTDVHVYGVDDWTPPEAFPVAVHTGDSYPYRRSWFVVFTPPDEGNIDPAALVALEDEPNLWDGFWTFRPELVDQIEQHIATSL; from the coding sequence ATGGCTACCTCACTACGTGGGTTCTTTGACGACGTAGACAATCCGAACCGGACCCTCGTACTGATCAACCGCTCGTCGCCGGATGCGATTCGCAATCTGCTGGGCACACTGCTCGAAGGTCAATCGGTATCAATTGACGAGATTCAGCGGCCCGACAGTGATACCGATATCGTCGCGCTGGTCGAAGACAGCGAGGTGATCGCCCAGTCGACGCTGGACGACCTCCTCAACTCGATTCTGATGATCAACTCGGATCTGTACAAAACAGGCTCACGGGAACTCGACGAGGTGTCGTTGCCGGCCGTGCTCGAAGGGCTCGACGAGATTCCGTTCCGAGTTCGGGGGTATCCCGCCTCGAACAAAGAAAAACTCCTCCTGATAACGATGTCGCGGGTGATCGAGCGGCGGGCCGCCGAGAGCGGGAGTGGCACGCTCCGGGCGTCGTTCCAGCGACTTTCGCGGCTGACCGACGAGCAGGGGACACGAGACGTATACGAAGCGGTTGGCAACAGTGGGACCGACGTCCACGTGTATGGCGTCGACGACTGGACGCCGCCGGAGGCCTTCCCTGTGGCGGTCCACACCGGCGATTCGTACCCCTACCGCCGGTCGTGGTTCGTCGTCTTCACCCCGCCGGACGAGGGTAATATCGACCCGGCGGCGCTCGTCGCCCTCGAAGACGAACCCAACCTCTGGGACGGGTTTTGGACGTTCCGCCCGGAACTCGTCGACCAGATCGAACAGCATATCGCCACGTCGCTGTAA